Proteins encoded by one window of Bacillus rossius redtenbacheri isolate Brsri chromosome 14, Brsri_v3, whole genome shotgun sequence:
- the LOC134539020 gene encoding NECAP-like protein CG9132 codes for MAEYESVLLVKSEVFVFKIPPRTTNRGYRAADWNLADPHWTGRMRLVAKGKDCVIKLEDKNSGELFAKCPIDTYPGVAVESVTDSSRYFVLRIQDDNGRSAFIGVGFSDRSDSFDLNVALQDHFKWLKKSEEIEKEKEEGPKQGLDLRFKEGETIKINMKITKKDGSEVASKPRAKGPAQAGGLLPPPPGAGRLAGPPAPSKATPSSSPAHQPPAAESWGDFAGVEAQLSAPADTAANSSWVQF; via the exons ATGGCTGAATACGAGAGTGTGTTATTAGTGAAATCTGaagtttttgtgtttaaaattcctcCACGTACAACAAACAGGGGCTACAG GGCAGCCGACTGGAACTTGGCGGACCCCCATTGGACGGGCAGGATGCGGTTGGTCGCCAAGGGAAAGGACTGTGTTATAAAACTGGAGGACAAGAACTCCGGCGAGCTGTTCGCGAAATGCCCGATTGACACATATCCAGGGGTGGCCGTTGAATCTGTTACAGATTCTTCTCGTTATTTTGTTTTAAGGATTCAAGATGACAATG GCAGGTCCGCCTTCATCGGGGTGGGCTTCTCGGACCGCTCGGACAGCTTCGACCTGAACGTGGCGCTGCAGGACCACTTCAAGTGGCTCAAGAAGTCGGAGGAGATcgagaaggagaaggaggagggtcCCAAGCAGGGGCTGGACCTGCGCTTCAAGGAGGGCGAGACCATCAAGATCAACATGAAGATCACG AAGAAGGACGGCAGCGAGGTGGCCAGCAAGCCGCGGGCGAAAGGCCCCGCGCAGGCCGGGGGACTGCTGCCCCCTCCCCCGGGCGCTGGGAGGCTGGCGGGGCCCCCCGCCCCCAGCAAGGCCACGCCCTCGTCGTCGCCCGCCCACCAGCCCCCCGCGGCCGAGTCCTGGGGCGACTTCGCCGGCGTCGAGGCCCAGCTCAG TGCGCCAGCCGACACTGCAGCCAACTCGAGCTGGGTGCAGTTCTGA
- the LOC134538979 gene encoding bifunctional coenzyme A synthase isoform X1, which yields MGKIGLLVLTNPLKITRLLPSICEHVRGTLYVQYLPLGCGKKLSYPQSLEDNVKILHYSSVINEVYSHTATLQDLDVRVLMHSLKHPESGNIRTKKPIEVVIFDQVFSKDEINRFVKDCVSTSTVDCNVVTNELNSTLLPSALNFESTEDFKTYDNVVLGGTFDGLHNGHKILLSEAVLRCNKRITVGVTDMAMIKSKVLWELIEPCSQRISSVEDFLQDVDPSLHYSVVPIDDPFGPTKEDPSFEMIVVSAETQRGGLKVNELRARLGLPRLDVHTVQLLETDRPAEEEEEKKLSSSNRRLRLLGTRLRTPPPRPDLPARPYVVGLTGGIASGKSSLSGHLRALGAGVVECDALAHGLYAPGRPLHGALAAAFGRGVLGPGGEVDRKALGAVVFRDQGQLARLNVLVWPELRTAARRRAEELSGAGHRVVVVEAAVLLQAGWEADCHEVWGCIVSPEEAVRRLRERDGLTEEEACRRLAAQPSNTEVVARSHVVFSPAWSVAFTRTQAQRAWAQLLREQPSLASPPPGGRTTTTQQ from the exons ATGGGTAAAATCGGCCTGCTTGTGTTGACAAATCCATTGAAAATCACTAGACTATTACCTTCTATCTGCGAGCATGTCAGAGGGACGTTGTACGTCCAGTACTTGCCGCTAGGGTGTGGCAAGAAACTGTCTTACCCGCAGTCCTTGGAGGACAATGTCAAGATACTACATTATAGTAGTGTAATTAACGAAGTATACAGTCACACTGCTACACTTCAAGATCTAGATGTTCGGGTTTTAATGCATTCCTTAAAGCATCCAGAGTCAGGAAACATTCGTACGAAAAAGCCTATTGAAGTTGTAATATTTGATCAAGTTTTCTCGAAGGATGAAATTAATAGGTTTGTAAAAGATTGTGTGTCAACTTCAACTGTTGATTGCAATGTTGTCACGAATGAATTGAACTCTACGCTATTACCTTCTGCGTTAAATTTTGAATCAACGGAAGACTTCAAAACCTACGATAACGTAGTTCTGGGTGGTACGTTTGACGGGCTTCATAATGGCCACAAAATATTGCTGAGTGAAGCAGTTTTGAGATGTAACAAGAGGATAACAGTTGGCGTGACAGATATGGCTATGATCAAGTCTAAGGTACTCTGGGAGTTGATAGAACCGTGCAGCCAGCGAATCAGTTCGGTTGAAGATTTCCTGCAAGATGTTGACCCCAGCCTCCACTACAGTGTTGTTCCCATCGATGATCCATTTGGGCCAACTAAGGAAGACCCTTCATTTGAG ATGATCGTGGTGAGCGCGGAGACGCAGAGGGGCGGGCTGAAGGTGAACGAGCTGAGAGCGCGGCTCGGCCTGCCGCGGCTCGACGTGCACACGGTGCAGCTGCTGGAGACGGACCGTCCggccgaggaggaggaggagaagaagcTGAGCTCCAGCAACCGCCGGCTGAGGCTGCTCGGCACGCGCCTCAGGACGCCGCCC CCGCGACCAGACCTGCCCGCCCGGCCGTACGTGGTGGGGCTGACGGGCGGCATCGCGAGCGGCAAGTCGTCGCTGAGCGGTCACCTGCGGGCGCTGGGGGCAGGCGTGGTGGAGTGCGACGCCCTCGCGCACGGCCTGTACGCGCCCGGCCGGCCGCTGCACGGTGCCCTGGCGGCAGCGTTCGGCCGCGGCGTCCTGGGGCCGGGCGGCGAGGTGGACCGCAAGGCCCTGGGAGCAGTCGTGTTCCGGGACCAG GGGCAGCTGGCGCGGCTGAACGTGCTGGTGTGGCCCGAGCTGAGGACGGCGGCGCGGCGGCGGGCGGAGGAGCTGAGCGGCGCGGGGCACCGCGTGGTTGTGGTGGAGGCCGCGGTGCTGCTACAGGCGGGCTGGGAGGCCGACTGCCACGAGGTGTGGGGCTGCATCGTGTCCCCGGAGGAG GCAGTGCGCCGGCTGAGGGAGCGTGACGGCCTGACGGAGGAGGAGGCGTGCCGGAGGCTGGCTGCACAGCCGAGCAACACGGAGGTGGTGGCACGCTCGCACGTGGTGTTCAGCCCCGCCTGGTCCGTGGCCTTCACGCGAACACAGGCGCAGCGGGCCTGGGCGCAGCTGCTCCGAGAGCAGCCGTCCCTCGCTAGCCCGCCTCCCGGGGGGAGAACAACAACAACACAACAGTAG
- the LOC134538979 gene encoding bifunctional coenzyme A synthase isoform X2 — MGKIGLLVLTNPLKITRLLPSICEHVRGTLYVQYLPLGCGKKLSYPQSLEDNVKILHYSSVINEVYSHTATLQDLDVRVLMHSLKHPESGNIRTKKPIEVVIFDQVFSKDEINRFVKDCVSTSTVDCNVVTNELNSTLLPSALNFESTEDFKTYDNVVLGGTFDGLHNGHKILLSEAVLRCNKRITVGVTDMAMIKSKVLWELIEPCSQRISSVEDFLQDVDPSLHYSVVPIDDPFGPTKEDPSFEMIVVSAETQRGGLKVNELRARLGLPRLDVHTVQLLETDRPAEEEEEKKLSSSNRRLRLLGTRLRTPPPRPDLPARPYVVGLTGGIASGKSSLSGHLRALGAGVVECDALAHGLYAPGRPLHGALAAAFGRGVLGPGGEVDRKALGAVVFRDQLARLNVLVWPELRTAARRRAEELSGAGHRVVVVEAAVLLQAGWEADCHEVWGCIVSPEEAVRRLRERDGLTEEEACRRLAAQPSNTEVVARSHVVFSPAWSVAFTRTQAQRAWAQLLREQPSLASPPPGGRTTTTQQ, encoded by the exons ATGGGTAAAATCGGCCTGCTTGTGTTGACAAATCCATTGAAAATCACTAGACTATTACCTTCTATCTGCGAGCATGTCAGAGGGACGTTGTACGTCCAGTACTTGCCGCTAGGGTGTGGCAAGAAACTGTCTTACCCGCAGTCCTTGGAGGACAATGTCAAGATACTACATTATAGTAGTGTAATTAACGAAGTATACAGTCACACTGCTACACTTCAAGATCTAGATGTTCGGGTTTTAATGCATTCCTTAAAGCATCCAGAGTCAGGAAACATTCGTACGAAAAAGCCTATTGAAGTTGTAATATTTGATCAAGTTTTCTCGAAGGATGAAATTAATAGGTTTGTAAAAGATTGTGTGTCAACTTCAACTGTTGATTGCAATGTTGTCACGAATGAATTGAACTCTACGCTATTACCTTCTGCGTTAAATTTTGAATCAACGGAAGACTTCAAAACCTACGATAACGTAGTTCTGGGTGGTACGTTTGACGGGCTTCATAATGGCCACAAAATATTGCTGAGTGAAGCAGTTTTGAGATGTAACAAGAGGATAACAGTTGGCGTGACAGATATGGCTATGATCAAGTCTAAGGTACTCTGGGAGTTGATAGAACCGTGCAGCCAGCGAATCAGTTCGGTTGAAGATTTCCTGCAAGATGTTGACCCCAGCCTCCACTACAGTGTTGTTCCCATCGATGATCCATTTGGGCCAACTAAGGAAGACCCTTCATTTGAG ATGATCGTGGTGAGCGCGGAGACGCAGAGGGGCGGGCTGAAGGTGAACGAGCTGAGAGCGCGGCTCGGCCTGCCGCGGCTCGACGTGCACACGGTGCAGCTGCTGGAGACGGACCGTCCggccgaggaggaggaggagaagaagcTGAGCTCCAGCAACCGCCGGCTGAGGCTGCTCGGCACGCGCCTCAGGACGCCGCCC CCGCGACCAGACCTGCCCGCCCGGCCGTACGTGGTGGGGCTGACGGGCGGCATCGCGAGCGGCAAGTCGTCGCTGAGCGGTCACCTGCGGGCGCTGGGGGCAGGCGTGGTGGAGTGCGACGCCCTCGCGCACGGCCTGTACGCGCCCGGCCGGCCGCTGCACGGTGCCCTGGCGGCAGCGTTCGGCCGCGGCGTCCTGGGGCCGGGCGGCGAGGTGGACCGCAAGGCCCTGGGAGCAGTCGTGTTCCGGGACCAG CTGGCGCGGCTGAACGTGCTGGTGTGGCCCGAGCTGAGGACGGCGGCGCGGCGGCGGGCGGAGGAGCTGAGCGGCGCGGGGCACCGCGTGGTTGTGGTGGAGGCCGCGGTGCTGCTACAGGCGGGCTGGGAGGCCGACTGCCACGAGGTGTGGGGCTGCATCGTGTCCCCGGAGGAG GCAGTGCGCCGGCTGAGGGAGCGTGACGGCCTGACGGAGGAGGAGGCGTGCCGGAGGCTGGCTGCACAGCCGAGCAACACGGAGGTGGTGGCACGCTCGCACGTGGTGTTCAGCCCCGCCTGGTCCGTGGCCTTCACGCGAACACAGGCGCAGCGGGCCTGGGCGCAGCTGCTCCGAGAGCAGCCGTCCCTCGCTAGCCCGCCTCCCGGGGGGAGAACAACAACAACACAACAGTAG
- the LOC134538979 gene encoding bifunctional coenzyme A synthase isoform X3 has product MIVVSAETQRGGLKVNELRARLGLPRLDVHTVQLLETDRPAEEEEEKKLSSSNRRLRLLGTRLRTPPPRPDLPARPYVVGLTGGIASGKSSLSGHLRALGAGVVECDALAHGLYAPGRPLHGALAAAFGRGVLGPGGEVDRKALGAVVFRDQGQLARLNVLVWPELRTAARRRAEELSGAGHRVVVVEAAVLLQAGWEADCHEVWGCIVSPEEAVRRLRERDGLTEEEACRRLAAQPSNTEVVARSHVVFSPAWSVAFTRTQAQRAWAQLLREQPSLASPPPGGRTTTTQQ; this is encoded by the exons ATGATCGTGGTGAGCGCGGAGACGCAGAGGGGCGGGCTGAAGGTGAACGAGCTGAGAGCGCGGCTCGGCCTGCCGCGGCTCGACGTGCACACGGTGCAGCTGCTGGAGACGGACCGTCCggccgaggaggaggaggagaagaagcTGAGCTCCAGCAACCGCCGGCTGAGGCTGCTCGGCACGCGCCTCAGGACGCCGCCC CCGCGACCAGACCTGCCCGCCCGGCCGTACGTGGTGGGGCTGACGGGCGGCATCGCGAGCGGCAAGTCGTCGCTGAGCGGTCACCTGCGGGCGCTGGGGGCAGGCGTGGTGGAGTGCGACGCCCTCGCGCACGGCCTGTACGCGCCCGGCCGGCCGCTGCACGGTGCCCTGGCGGCAGCGTTCGGCCGCGGCGTCCTGGGGCCGGGCGGCGAGGTGGACCGCAAGGCCCTGGGAGCAGTCGTGTTCCGGGACCAG GGGCAGCTGGCGCGGCTGAACGTGCTGGTGTGGCCCGAGCTGAGGACGGCGGCGCGGCGGCGGGCGGAGGAGCTGAGCGGCGCGGGGCACCGCGTGGTTGTGGTGGAGGCCGCGGTGCTGCTACAGGCGGGCTGGGAGGCCGACTGCCACGAGGTGTGGGGCTGCATCGTGTCCCCGGAGGAG GCAGTGCGCCGGCTGAGGGAGCGTGACGGCCTGACGGAGGAGGAGGCGTGCCGGAGGCTGGCTGCACAGCCGAGCAACACGGAGGTGGTGGCACGCTCGCACGTGGTGTTCAGCCCCGCCTGGTCCGTGGCCTTCACGCGAACACAGGCGCAGCGGGCCTGGGCGCAGCTGCTCCGAGAGCAGCCGTCCCTCGCTAGCCCGCCTCCCGGGGGGAGAACAACAACAACACAACAGTAG